Proteins encoded by one window of Vibrio algicola:
- a CDS encoding ABC transporter permease — MKGFLKLIVGNPKALTGMIILMLFIFIAVFAPFITKHAPDKRTGNPHEYPSAIVKMAQSTPDGWVATNLANDRRTMAMSKKADHTLGTTRMGRDVWSQLAYGARVSLGVGFGAGIVVCFLATVIGVSAGYFGGKTDDVLTAAMNIMLVIPQYPLLFVLAAFIGEAGPLTIALIIGCTSWAWGARVVRSQTLALREKEFVKAAEVLGESSFRIIFVEILPNLISIVGASFIGSVMYAIMMEATISFLGLGDPSTISWGIMLYNVQTSSAILVGAWWELIAPCMALTVLAVGLALLNFAVDEVANPQLRSHKGMKRWKKIAEQDVKERTPEMPPQNALWSGDK; from the coding sequence ATGAAAGGTTTCCTTAAATTAATAGTCGGTAATCCTAAAGCTTTAACCGGCATGATTATCTTAATGTTATTCATTTTTATCGCAGTATTTGCTCCGTTTATCACTAAACATGCACCCGATAAACGTACCGGTAATCCACATGAATACCCAAGTGCTATCGTAAAAATGGCACAAAGCACGCCAGACGGATGGGTCGCAACCAATCTTGCTAACGACCGCCGCACTATGGCGATGTCGAAAAAAGCCGATCACACACTGGGTACCACTCGTATGGGGCGTGATGTTTGGTCTCAACTTGCTTACGGTGCTCGTGTATCGCTAGGTGTGGGTTTTGGTGCTGGTATTGTGGTGTGTTTCTTAGCCACAGTGATTGGTGTTTCGGCTGGCTACTTTGGTGGCAAAACCGATGATGTACTCACCGCCGCCATGAATATTATGTTGGTAATACCGCAGTACCCACTACTGTTTGTTCTGGCTGCCTTTATTGGTGAGGCAGGGCCATTAACCATCGCCTTGATAATAGGTTGTACCTCCTGGGCATGGGGCGCTCGTGTGGTACGTTCACAAACTTTAGCTCTACGTGAAAAAGAGTTCGTCAAAGCAGCAGAAGTATTGGGTGAATCTTCATTCCGCATTATTTTTGTTGAAATTCTGCCAAACCTTATCTCGATTGTAGGCGCAAGTTTCATCGGTTCTGTGATGTATGCCATCATGATGGAAGCGACTATTTCGTTCCTAGGTCTTGGCGACCCAAGCACCATCAGCTGGGGCATCATGTTATACAACGTACAAACCTCATCCGCCATCTTGGTTGGCGCATGGTGGGAACTGATTGCACCATGTATGGCATTGACTGTATTGGCTGTTGGTCTCGCACTGCTTAACTTCGCAGTTGATGAAGTTGCTAACCCGCAATTACGTTCACATAAAGGCATGAAGCGTTGGAAGAAGATTGCCGAGCAAGACGTAAAAGAACGGACACCAGAAATGCCTCCTCAAAATGCACTTTGGAGCGGAGATAAATAA
- a CDS encoding ABC transporter ATP-binding protein gives MTDINKNEPLISVRNLCVDYITDAGDVRAVNNVSFDLAPGEVFGLAGESGCGKSTVAFSLMRLHKPPAFITGGEVIFNGEDILKYSEDRMQSFRWSQMSMVFQSAMNALNPVLPLEEQFCDVIMRHTNMTRDQAVIRAQGLLEIVDIHPDRLNDYPHQFSGGMRQRLVIAIALALNPKMIIMDEPTTALDVVVQREILQKIYALKEEFGFSILFITHDLSLMVEFSDRIGIMYSGELIEVAPSKEILESPYHPYTKGLGSSFPPLTGPKTKLTGIPGNPLNLLDIPQGCRFQARCERVHDTCRQVPTQLRQIEPGRLSNCHLYGEPISVATV, from the coding sequence ATGACAGATATCAATAAAAATGAGCCGCTCATCTCAGTTCGTAACTTATGTGTTGATTACATCACTGACGCGGGCGATGTCCGCGCGGTGAACAATGTAAGTTTTGACCTAGCGCCAGGCGAAGTATTTGGTCTGGCCGGTGAGTCTGGTTGTGGTAAATCAACCGTCGCATTCTCGCTAATGCGTCTGCATAAGCCGCCAGCCTTTATTACCGGCGGTGAAGTGATTTTTAACGGTGAAGATATTTTGAAGTACAGCGAAGACCGTATGCAGTCTTTCCGCTGGAGCCAAATGTCGATGGTATTTCAAAGTGCCATGAACGCCTTGAACCCAGTATTACCTCTAGAAGAGCAATTTTGTGATGTGATCATGCGTCATACCAATATGACTCGTGATCAAGCGGTGATTCGCGCTCAAGGTCTATTGGAAATCGTGGATATTCACCCCGATCGCTTAAACGATTACCCGCACCAGTTCTCTGGTGGTATGCGTCAACGTTTAGTTATTGCAATTGCGTTAGCGCTTAATCCTAAAATGATCATTATGGATGAGCCAACCACCGCACTCGATGTAGTGGTACAACGTGAAATTCTGCAAAAGATTTATGCGCTAAAAGAAGAGTTTGGTTTCTCAATTTTATTCATTACCCATGATTTGTCACTGATGGTCGAGTTCTCTGACCGCATCGGCATCATGTACTCAGGTGAATTAATTGAAGTCGCACCTTCAAAAGAAATTTTAGAGTCGCCTTACCATCCGTACACCAAAGGGCTGGGGTCTTCTTTCCCACCGTTAACTGGGCCAAAAACCAAGCTAACGGGTATTCCGGGTAACCCTTTGAACTTGCTAGACATCCCACAAGGCTGTCGTTTCCAAGCTCGTTGTGAACGTGTTCATGACACTTGTCGCCAAGTTCCAACCCAATTGCGTCAAATTGAGCCGGGTCGATTGTCTAACTGTCATTTATATGGCGAGCCAATTTCAGTCGCGACAGTATAG
- a CDS encoding ABC transporter ATP-binding protein, which yields MSSSEVYGKLLIEGKNLIKDFPLNSNSMKQTKMRAINDVSFKMYKSRGLAVVGESGSGKSTTAKMIAKMYAPSGGHIEYKGRDIQEIKKKHDLMQYREGVQMVWQDPFGSLNPTHNIFHHIARPLIIHNKVKSSNKKELQERVYELLEQVGLNPAKETSVKFPHQLSGGQRQRVNLARNIAVGAEVVLADEPTSMLDVSIRAGVLNLMEEMKFEKKMSLLYITHDIATARYIAEDLSVMYVGHMVEWGDTDEIIHDPQHPYTQLLVSAVPDPKKSIHEKLKGNKGDIPLWTPESVGCPFAGRCLHVSDKCREKMPEVTQLSTNHFVRCYLFEK from the coding sequence ATGAGCTCATCAGAAGTATATGGAAAATTGTTGATTGAAGGGAAGAATCTGATTAAAGATTTCCCGCTTAACAGCAATTCAATGAAGCAAACCAAAATGCGCGCTATCAATGACGTGTCATTTAAGATGTACAAAAGCCGTGGTCTTGCTGTGGTCGGTGAATCGGGTTCAGGTAAATCGACCACCGCCAAAATGATCGCCAAAATGTACGCTCCAAGCGGTGGCCACATTGAGTACAAAGGTCGTGATATTCAAGAGATCAAAAAGAAACACGATCTAATGCAATATCGTGAAGGGGTGCAAATGGTATGGCAAGACCCGTTTGGGTCGTTAAATCCAACCCATAACATTTTTCACCACATTGCTCGCCCTTTGATCATTCATAACAAAGTAAAAAGCAGCAATAAAAAAGAGCTACAAGAGCGTGTTTATGAACTGCTTGAGCAAGTGGGCCTAAACCCAGCCAAAGAAACCTCAGTGAAATTCCCGCATCAGTTATCTGGCGGTCAACGTCAACGTGTCAACTTGGCGCGTAACATTGCAGTCGGCGCTGAAGTGGTACTTGCCGATGAACCAACATCAATGTTGGATGTTTCGATTCGCGCCGGTGTTTTGAACCTAATGGAAGAGATGAAGTTTGAAAAGAAAATGTCTCTACTTTATATCACCCATGATATCGCTACCGCTCGTTATATTGCTGAAGACCTTTCAGTCATGTACGTCGGACACATGGTGGAATGGGGCGACACCGATGAGATCATTCATGATCCTCAGCACCCATACACTCAATTATTGGTATCAGCGGTTCCGGATCCTAAGAAATCGATCCACGAAAAGCTAAAAGGCAATAAAGGTGATATTCCACTTTGGACGCCAGAGTCTGTCGGTTGTCCATTTGCCGGTCGTTGTCTGCATGTGTCAGATAAGTGCCGCGAAAAAATGCCGGAAGTAACGCAACTTTCGACTAACCATTTTGTTCGCTGTTACTTATTTGAAAAATAA
- a CDS encoding glycoside hydrolase family 9 protein: MQIFTNHIGYPCFSSKNAVVLASTLDQHLTAKLVDANTHQVVKNLLISGKKSVDNWHFGDFYQIDFSDFTQAGHYYLAIGSDHSHAFEIGQNVLMKRTFSDCLHYLKSQRCGGIFDQRDRKTPVLNSENTVDVHGGWYDASGDVSKYLSHLSYANFLNPQQIPMVVWNMLKGLELTAEMNSFARFSTVRLTEEALFGADFLVRMLSPEGYFYTTVFDKWSKDINQREICAYETQDGHKGEDYQAGFRQGGGIAIAALARASRLEEHGEFNSNQYLEAAIKAYQHLVEHNTQYLNDSTENIIDEYCALLAAVELFHCTQEQEFANQAQIWAQRLAQRQMSDENMTHFWSANDDGSRPYFHAAEAGLPVIALCEYLAIETDPNAKQVTRQVIENALRFELIITGKVNNPFGYPRQYVKGVDEAKREAFFVAHNNESGYWWQGENARLASLSCMANIAQTHLQDAALICDLQRFSQSALDWIVGLNPYDMCMLDGHGHNNPDYLPELGFFNAKGGVCNGVTAGFEDEQDIAFNPDGQKDDMLQNWRWGEQWIPHGGWYLLAIIAQQHHLDYAMKESL, encoded by the coding sequence ATGCAAATTTTTACTAACCATATTGGTTACCCTTGCTTTAGTAGCAAAAATGCTGTGGTACTTGCCTCAACACTGGACCAACATCTGACCGCTAAATTGGTCGATGCGAATACTCATCAAGTGGTGAAAAATCTCCTCATCTCTGGCAAAAAATCAGTCGATAACTGGCATTTTGGCGACTTCTATCAAATCGACTTTTCAGACTTCACCCAAGCCGGCCACTATTACCTTGCGATTGGCAGCGATCATTCTCATGCTTTTGAGATCGGTCAAAATGTGCTAATGAAGCGCACTTTTTCCGATTGTTTGCACTATTTAAAATCTCAACGTTGTGGCGGGATCTTCGATCAACGCGACCGCAAAACCCCTGTTCTTAATAGTGAAAATACCGTCGATGTGCATGGCGGTTGGTATGATGCCTCTGGGGATGTGAGTAAATACCTCAGTCACCTTTCTTATGCCAATTTCCTCAACCCACAACAAATTCCAATGGTTGTGTGGAATATGTTGAAAGGTTTAGAACTGACAGCCGAGATGAACAGTTTTGCCCGTTTTTCGACGGTTCGATTAACCGAAGAAGCCTTATTTGGCGCTGACTTTTTAGTGCGTATGTTGTCACCTGAAGGCTATTTCTACACCACTGTTTTTGATAAGTGGAGTAAAGATATTAATCAGCGCGAGATCTGCGCTTATGAAACTCAAGATGGGCATAAAGGCGAAGATTATCAAGCTGGATTTCGTCAAGGTGGCGGCATTGCCATCGCCGCCCTCGCCCGCGCTTCTCGCTTAGAAGAACACGGTGAATTTAATTCAAATCAATATTTAGAAGCGGCGATCAAGGCTTATCAACATTTGGTTGAGCACAATACTCAATACCTCAATGACAGCACTGAAAACATCATTGATGAATACTGCGCGTTATTAGCGGCAGTCGAACTTTTCCACTGCACTCAAGAACAAGAATTTGCCAATCAAGCACAGATCTGGGCACAACGTTTAGCTCAACGCCAAATGAGTGATGAGAATATGACTCACTTTTGGTCGGCTAATGATGATGGTTCTCGTCCTTATTTCCATGCCGCAGAAGCCGGTTTGCCCGTGATCGCACTATGTGAATATTTAGCAATTGAAACCGACCCTAATGCCAAACAAGTTACGCGACAAGTGATTGAAAATGCGCTTCGTTTTGAATTAATCATCACAGGTAAAGTCAACAACCCATTTGGTTACCCGCGTCAATACGTTAAAGGGGTCGATGAAGCCAAACGAGAAGCCTTTTTTGTCGCTCACAACAATGAGTCTGGTTACTGGTGGCAAGGTGAAAATGCCCGTTTAGCCTCGTTATCCTGCATGGCCAATATTGCGCAAACTCACCTACAAGATGCCGCCCTTATCTGCGATTTACAGCGTTTTTCACAATCGGCGTTAGATTGGATTGTCGGCTTGAATCCGTATGACATGTGCATGCTCGATGGCCATGGTCACAACAACCCAGACTATCTACCCGAGCTTGGCTTTTTTAATGCTAAAGGCGGCGTATGTAATGGCGTGACGGCCGGCTTTGAAGATGAGCAAGATATTGCGTTTAATCCCGATGGGCAAAAAGATGACATGCTGCAAAACTGGCGTTGGGGTGAGCAATGGATCCCACATGGTGGTTGGTATTTATTGGCAATCATTGCCCAACAACATCATCTTGATTACGCCATGAAGGAGTCATTATGA
- a CDS encoding N-acetylglucosamine kinase produces the protein MNSYYLVGIDGGGTSCRARLTDPQGNILGEGKSGSANILLGVEVAMASIIHAVRKAAKQAGLSEADFHSMHLGLALAAAEQRKTWQGFMQLDHPFASIVLNTDAYGACLGAHNGQDGAIMIAGTGSCGLLIKQGQQHVVGGREFPISDQGSGAIMGLHLIQYTLLAQDGIKPHSDITQIVMQHFNQDVDAIVEWSKRARPCDYGQFSPQIFQCAANGDEVANNLLQQTAADLDMYLEALHQRGASKIALMGGIGVRIGPWLKPQSQQWLVKPQKDAIDGGLMMASKPEHNLF, from the coding sequence ATGAACTCATATTATTTAGTCGGTATTGATGGTGGCGGAACCTCTTGCCGTGCTCGTTTAACCGATCCGCAAGGCAACATTTTAGGCGAAGGAAAAAGCGGCAGCGCCAATATTTTATTAGGCGTGGAAGTCGCAATGGCTTCAATTATTCATGCCGTAAGAAAAGCCGCTAAACAAGCCGGTCTCAGCGAAGCCGATTTTCATTCGATGCACTTAGGCTTGGCATTAGCGGCAGCGGAACAAAGAAAAACGTGGCAAGGCTTTATGCAACTGGATCACCCTTTTGCCAGCATCGTATTAAATACCGATGCTTATGGCGCGTGTTTGGGCGCACACAATGGTCAAGATGGCGCAATCATGATCGCAGGAACAGGATCGTGCGGGCTATTGATCAAACAAGGTCAGCAACATGTGGTTGGTGGTCGTGAATTCCCGATTTCCGATCAAGGCAGTGGCGCGATCATGGGTTTGCATTTAATCCAATACACTTTACTCGCTCAAGATGGCATCAAACCCCATTCCGATATTACGCAAATTGTGATGCAGCATTTTAATCAAGATGTTGATGCCATTGTTGAATGGTCGAAAAGAGCGCGCCCTTGTGATTACGGCCAATTTTCGCCACAAATATTTCAATGTGCCGCCAATGGGGATGAGGTTGCCAACAATCTTTTACAACAAACTGCGGCCGATCTTGATATGTATCTAGAGGCACTTCATCAACGAGGCGCTAGCAAGATTGCCTTAATGGGTGGCATTGGGGTGCGTATCGGGCCTTGGCTCAAACCGCAAAGCCAGCAATGGTTAGTCAAGCCGCAAAAAGATGCCATTGATGGTGGGCTAATGATGGCCAGTAAACCAGAGCACAATTTATTTTAA
- a CDS encoding beta-N-acetylhexosaminidase, protein MNYRIDLAVIEQQTNYSRFGLTLHNLSDHDLHDWSIHVSFRRYIQPQTLTQGQIKQVGGYCVFTPPQGVTLQANNSYYVEFGTNTAPFQLLDDGFDDAFIQMVKDGITQTLNVVVTPIALSSSPKRRISLPVVTANLNGVIPAPQFIEAQTGYFNLETPITFQAHSSYAQSALVWLADELSQVTDFPIKKSSQGNVCFVTTPTLAEGEYKLEIQAQQILLEANSSSGFMYAATSLLQLISNQFDANSQQLPCTLIQDKPRFEHRGMMLDCARHFHTVEQVKRLINQLAKYKFNAFHWHLTDDEGWRVEIKALPQLTDIGAWRGLKTPIEPQYSHLSETYGGFYSQDQIREVIRYAAERNITVIPEIDIPGHCRAAIKSLPHLLVDAEDQSQYRSIQYYTDNVLSPALQGTYTFIDTVLEEIADLFPSPLVHIGGDEVPEGVWTQSPKCQALMASQGYTDPKELQGHLLRHAENKLKSLGKRMLGWEEVQHGDKVSKDTIICSWLSEDAGLHCASNGFDVILQPAQFTYLDIVQDHGAEEMGVDWAGVTPLEKSYSYEPLSQLDSHDPVRQHIFGIQCGLWCEIIDTPERMEYMLFPRLLAIAEACWTEKQNRNWQDFLARLHGHTPTLSRQGVKFKSLN, encoded by the coding sequence ATGAATTACCGAATTGATCTTGCTGTTATCGAACAACAAACCAACTACTCTCGTTTTGGTTTAACGCTGCATAATCTAAGTGATCATGATCTACATGATTGGAGTATTCATGTCAGTTTTCGACGCTATATTCAGCCACAAACGTTAACTCAAGGTCAGATTAAGCAAGTGGGAGGTTATTGTGTTTTTACCCCACCACAAGGCGTAACCTTACAAGCTAATAATTCGTATTATGTTGAATTTGGTACCAATACTGCGCCTTTCCAATTACTTGATGACGGGTTTGATGATGCCTTTATTCAAATGGTCAAAGATGGCATCACCCAAACACTTAATGTGGTGGTCACCCCGATCGCCCTTTCATCCAGTCCAAAGAGACGCATTTCGCTTCCTGTGGTTACTGCCAACTTAAATGGCGTGATCCCAGCCCCTCAGTTTATTGAAGCGCAAACCGGATACTTTAATTTAGAAACGCCAATCACCTTTCAAGCACACAGCAGTTACGCTCAGTCCGCTTTGGTATGGCTCGCCGATGAACTCAGCCAAGTTACTGACTTTCCGATAAAAAAAAGCAGCCAAGGCAACGTCTGTTTTGTGACTACGCCAACCCTTGCCGAAGGTGAATACAAATTAGAAATTCAAGCTCAGCAAATATTACTTGAAGCCAACTCAAGCAGTGGTTTTATGTATGCTGCCACCAGCTTACTGCAATTGATCAGCAACCAATTTGATGCCAACAGCCAGCAATTGCCTTGCACTTTAATTCAAGATAAACCGCGCTTTGAGCACCGAGGCATGATGCTCGACTGTGCTCGTCATTTCCACACCGTCGAGCAAGTTAAGCGCTTGATCAATCAATTGGCCAAATACAAGTTTAACGCCTTTCATTGGCACTTAACCGATGATGAAGGTTGGCGAGTGGAGATCAAAGCGTTGCCACAGCTCACCGACATTGGGGCATGGCGCGGACTAAAAACGCCAATCGAGCCGCAGTATTCTCACTTAAGCGAGACCTATGGCGGCTTTTACAGCCAAGACCAAATCCGCGAGGTTATCCGTTATGCCGCTGAGCGCAATATCACAGTGATCCCTGAGATCGACATTCCAGGTCACTGCCGCGCCGCGATTAAATCATTGCCGCATTTATTAGTTGATGCCGAAGATCAATCGCAATATCGCAGCATTCAATACTACACCGATAACGTGTTATCCCCTGCCCTACAAGGCACCTACACCTTTATCGACACCGTATTAGAAGAGATCGCCGATTTATTCCCATCGCCTTTGGTTCACATTGGTGGCGATGAAGTACCAGAAGGGGTATGGACTCAAAGCCCGAAATGCCAAGCGTTAATGGCTTCGCAAGGCTATACCGACCCTAAAGAGTTGCAAGGACACTTATTACGCCACGCGGAAAATAAACTCAAATCACTAGGCAAGCGCATGCTCGGTTGGGAAGAAGTTCAGCATGGCGATAAAGTTAGCAAAGACACCATTATTTGCTCTTGGTTAAGTGAAGACGCCGGTTTGCATTGTGCCAGCAATGGCTTCGATGTCATTTTGCAACCCGCGCAATTTACCTACCTCGACATCGTACAAGACCATGGCGCAGAAGAAATGGGCGTCGATTGGGCTGGGGTGACACCGCTTGAGAAATCATACAGCTATGAGCCTTTATCTCAGCTAGACAGTCATGACCCTGTCCGCCAACACATTTTCGGTATTCAATGCGGTTTATGGTGCGAGATCATCGACACCCCAGAGCGCATGGAGTACATGCTTTTCCCACGACTTCTGGCCATAGCGGAAGCGTGTTGGACCGAAAAACAAAACCGTAATTGGCAAGACTTTTTAGCGCGTTTACATGGCCATACACCAACGTTATCGCGCCAAGGGGTAAAATTTAAATCACTAAACTGA
- a CDS encoding GH36-type glycosyl hydrolase domain-containing protein: protein MKYGFFDNDNREYVITRPDVPAPWTNYLGTEKFCTVISHNAGGYSFYNSPEHNRVTKFRPNASFDRPGHYVYLRDDETGDYWSISWQPVAKSLDEASYEVRHGLSYSKFKCEYNGITATKTLFVPKGEDAEVWDVVIKNTSDKPRTISTFSFVEFSFSHIQSDNQNHQMSLYSAGTEYKDGVLEYDLYYNTNEQEGFYYLASTFDPDSYDGQRDNFLGLYRDEANPIAVEQGKCSNSAQTCYNHCGSLHKQFVIQPDEEVRFAYILGIGKGNGEKLRTKYQDLANVDAAFAGIKAHWDERCNKFQVKSPNQGLDTMINTWTLYQAETCVVWSRFASFIEVGGRTGLGYRDTAQDAISVPHSNPEMTRKRLVDLLRGQVKAGYGLHLFDPDWFDPEKADVKPSKSPTVVPTPSDEDKIHGIEDTCSDDHLWIVPTICKYVMETGEESFFDEQIPYADGGNASVYDHMKAALDFSAQYVGNTGICKGLRADWNDCLNLGGGESSMVSFLHYWALQEFIDLAKYLGKNDDVDTYTTMAEGVRQACETHLWDDEGGWYIRGLTKDGDKIGTAQQTEGRIHLESNTLAVLSGAVSQERGERAMDSVDEHLYSPYGLHLNSPSFSTPNDDIGFVTRVYQGVKENGAIFSHPNPWAWVAEAKLGRGDKAMKFYDALNPYNQNEMIEKRIAEPYSYVQFVMGRDHQDHGRANHPWLTGTSGWAYFAVTNFILGVSLGFEGLNIDPCIPTDWPGFEVTRQWRGATFNITVQNPDNVSKGVKSITLNGVAIEGAIPTQADGSVHDVVVVMG, encoded by the coding sequence ATGAAATACGGCTTTTTCGACAATGACAATCGTGAATATGTCATCACTCGTCCAGACGTGCCTGCACCATGGACCAATTATTTAGGCACAGAAAAGTTCTGTACGGTTATTTCTCACAATGCAGGTGGTTACTCTTTCTATAACTCACCAGAGCATAATCGTGTCACTAAGTTTCGCCCTAACGCGTCATTTGATCGCCCTGGACATTATGTCTATTTACGCGATGATGAAACCGGAGATTACTGGTCAATCTCATGGCAGCCAGTAGCAAAAAGCCTCGATGAAGCAAGCTACGAAGTGCGTCACGGCTTGTCTTACTCTAAATTTAAGTGTGAGTACAACGGCATCACCGCCACTAAAACCTTGTTTGTACCAAAAGGTGAAGACGCAGAAGTGTGGGATGTGGTGATCAAAAACACCAGCGACAAACCACGCACCATCAGTACGTTCTCGTTTGTTGAATTCTCCTTTAGCCACATTCAATCCGACAACCAAAACCATCAAATGTCATTGTACTCAGCCGGTACTGAATACAAAGACGGCGTGTTGGAATATGACCTTTATTACAACACCAATGAGCAGGAAGGTTTTTACTACCTCGCTTCTACGTTCGACCCAGATTCATACGATGGTCAACGTGATAATTTCTTAGGTTTATACCGCGATGAAGCCAACCCAATCGCGGTAGAACAAGGCAAGTGTTCAAATTCAGCCCAAACCTGTTACAACCATTGTGGCTCGTTGCATAAGCAATTTGTTATCCAACCGGATGAAGAAGTTCGCTTTGCGTATATCTTAGGTATTGGTAAAGGTAACGGCGAGAAATTGCGTACTAAATACCAAGATCTGGCAAATGTCGATGCGGCTTTCGCTGGCATTAAAGCCCACTGGGATGAGCGTTGTAACAAGTTCCAAGTGAAATCGCCAAACCAAGGCTTAGATACCATGATCAACACTTGGACTCTATACCAAGCAGAAACTTGTGTGGTGTGGTCGCGTTTTGCTTCCTTTATCGAAGTCGGTGGTCGTACTGGTCTGGGTTACCGTGATACCGCCCAAGATGCAATTTCAGTTCCGCATTCCAATCCTGAAATGACTCGTAAGCGTTTGGTTGACTTACTGCGCGGCCAAGTGAAAGCTGGTTATGGTCTGCACTTATTTGATCCTGATTGGTTTGATCCGGAAAAAGCTGATGTTAAACCGTCTAAATCTCCAACTGTGGTTCCGACCCCAAGTGATGAAGATAAGATCCACGGCATTGAAGATACTTGTTCAGATGATCATTTATGGATCGTCCCAACCATCTGTAAATATGTGATGGAAACCGGCGAAGAGTCATTCTTTGATGAGCAAATTCCTTACGCGGATGGTGGCAACGCTAGCGTTTACGATCACATGAAAGCGGCGCTGGATTTCTCGGCTCAATATGTCGGCAACACCGGTATTTGTAAAGGCCTACGCGCCGATTGGAACGACTGCTTAAACTTAGGTGGCGGCGAGTCTTCTATGGTGTCTTTCCTGCATTACTGGGCGCTACAAGAATTCATCGACCTCGCTAAATACCTAGGCAAAAACGACGATGTCGATACTTACACCACCATGGCAGAAGGCGTACGCCAAGCATGTGAAACTCACCTGTGGGATGACGAAGGTGGTTGGTACATTCGCGGCCTAACCAAAGATGGCGACAAAATCGGCACGGCGCAACAAACCGAAGGTCGTATTCACTTAGAGTCAAACACGCTCGCTGTCTTGTCGGGCGCCGTATCGCAAGAACGTGGCGAGCGTGCGATGGATTCGGTCGATGAGCACTTATACTCTCCTTACGGCTTGCACTTAAACTCTCCGTCTTTCTCTACTCCAAATGATGACATTGGTTTTGTCACTCGTGTGTATCAGGGCGTAAAAGAAAACGGCGCGATCTTCTCTCATCCAAACCCTTGGGCATGGGTAGCAGAAGCCAAATTAGGCCGTGGCGATAAAGCGATGAAGTTCTACGACGCGCTTAATCCTTACAACCAAAATGAAATGATCGAAAAACGCATTGCTGAACCGTATTCATACGTTCAATTCGTGATGGGACGCGATCATCAAGATCATGGCCGAGCAAACCACCCGTGGTTAACCGGTACTTCTGGCTGGGCTTACTTTGCGGTAACCAACTTTATCTTAGGCGTGAGCTTAGGTTTTGAAGGCTTAAACATTGACCCATGTATTCCAACCGATTGGCCTGGATTTGAAGTGACTCGTCAATGGCGTGGTGCGACTTTCAACATCACAGTACAAAACCCAGATAATGTCAGCAAAGGGGTGAAATCCATCACTTTGAATGGCGTAGCAATCGAAGGCGCGATCCCAACTCAAGCGGATGGCAGCGTGCATGACGTTGTGGTGGTAATGGGCTAG